The genomic segment CGGTCAAGCCCATACCATTCATATCCATGTGCCGTACCGGGTGGGAACCGCGGATGAGATTTTAGCACTCTGGTATCATGAAGGATTGAACGCTTTTGAACAGAACGTGCCCGGCAGCTATCAGATTTATTGCCGCGTGCACAAAGCGCTCGAACGCCGCATCCGTTTGTTGCAGGTCAAGGGGTTGAAGAGTTTATGCCAGAAAACCGCTGAATTGCGCCGGGAAATTGCCGCGCAGATGCGTTTGGGCCGCGACAGGCTGCTGCAGCTTTATTCTTTTCGGCCGGAAATGGCCGCTCAACTGGTGGAGGGGGTGCAGGCGCAGGATGCTCAATCGAGTTTGGAGAAATTTATGCTGGAGATCATGGCGCTCTATGATCTTCGCGTGACTCTGATGGAAAAACGCACCTATCGCGTCACTACAGAGTTTTTATCGAATCCCGAGTTTCCCCTTCCCTTGATGAAAGAGGAGGAATTCATCATCACCTTTGATCGTACCCTCGCTTGTCATCACGAGGATTGGGAGTTTTTGACCTGGGACCATCCGATGGTTCTCGGCGTGCAGGATCTGCTTCTTGGATCGGAAAAGGGCAACTGTGCGCTGGCCATGTTGCCAGAGGCGGAGGATCCCGGTTTTTGTTTGGAGGCTGTTTACGTGTTGGAATGCGTTGCGCCGAAAGCCATGGAGATCGATCGCTTTCTGCCGCCGCGGCCGGTGCGAATCGTCGTCGATCAAAATTTGCAGGACTGCACCGCAAGGCACAGCGTCAAATCGTGGATCCGAAGATTGCGTGAGCCGGATTTGCACCGTTGGCCTGTCCAGCCGCTCTCCGCTGAGCAGCTGAACACCATGATCGATGCCACCGGCGGGCTGGCCGAACGCAAGAGTCAGGAGATACGCGCTGAAAGCCGCGGGAGGATGGAACAGCAGTTGGGACACGAAAGAGACCGGCTGCGGGGATTAGCGCGAAAAAATCCAAACATCAAGCCGCAACAAGCGGCTGATCTGCAGGGGCGTATGCAGGCCCTGGCTGCTGTCATCGAATCGGCGCGACTGCGGTTGGACGCGTTGCGCTTGGTTTATTGCTATTCTTGATTTGAAAATAGATGAGGAGACAGCATGACCTTTTTATCATTCCCAGGTCGGCGGCTTTTTTCCGCCAAGCTGCTGGCCACCACGATCATCAGCCTCTGGTTGTGCGGCACTGAACCCGCATGGCCGGCGACGATCATTTTGACCAGCGACCAGCAGTTGAACGATCTGCAGGATCCGGACAAACGGATCGATCTGTCCACCGGTCTGGAAAAGCAGTACGGCAGTCTGCGGGAGATCTGCGAACAAGCGGCCCGGCAGGGCGACCGGACGCTGGTCATCGCGTTTGATGAATTTTTCCGCCAATACCGCCTGCAAGCGGGCACGGAACGACGACTGACTCCAGACCAGGATGAATATATCCAAAAAATCGCCAAGATCGGATCCTTTGCCGCCGGCTATCATATGGGCATCGGATTGAGTCTACTCAGCCCGTTGGAACTGGGACCGGCGTTCATCAACCGAACTGGACAGGCCGGCCGCTGGCTTCACTATACAGTCACTGACCGGGATCACCAAACCGGTCGCTTCTCCACTCATCTCTGGCGGCAGCGCTATTGGACCAACAACAAGGGCGCCTTTGCCGTCAAGTTGAAATCAGTGCGGGCCTTTGCCTTTAAAGAAAAAATTCTTGCGGATGGACGCTACAGCGTGGTGGATCCGGAAGATATTCACGAAATTTCTTCCGGCCTCCAGCTGATCGAATGGACGCCGTCACCCTCCGACGGCCGTGGTCAGAATGCCGACGATGGTTTAGGCGCTTTCAGTCAGCGGGTGCAGATCCAGCACACCGGCGACGGGTTGTGGAAGGGATATGACCGTGTTTTTGTCTTGCTGGAATACGAGACGCCGGAGATGGATTACTTTAGCGACAAGGCGCTGCCCTTTCTGACGGATTTGATCAAAAAATACTCGGATCACAAAATCAATCTGGTCTCTCTCTATTCCGATGAAATGCACATTCAACAGGATTGGCGTTATTTCTCTCACCACGATTACGGTCAGTTCTGTCTGCGCTACTTGACTCCCAGCATGGCAGCTGCATATGCACGACGGTACGGGGACACGTTTCGTGACATGGATAAATACCTGCTCTATTTTTACTGCGGCCCCAAGCTGTTTTCCGACCGGCCGACCGCCTATCGCAATACACAATATGTGATGGGGACTTCGCCGGAAGCTATTGCCCGAACCTGGCTGTTCCGCGACCGCTATTACAAGCTGCTCAACCATCATGTGGTGGATTTGTTCAAACAAGCCAAGGACTATGCGGAAAAAGTGTTCGGTCGCGAATTGCCCACTCATGCGCACGCCTCCTGGGCTCAGAGCCCGACCATCGATCTGTGGGCTACCGGCCCGTTGCACCACGCCGCCTATCAATACGAGTACACACCTAATTTCGTCTGGTCCAATACGGTCCATCAGGCGGCCGCCGCCTGTTATGATTATTGGAAGTGGGGGGAATATCTGCAACCCACCGGCAATGATTTCGCCGAAGGGGGCTGGTCGGACCGCAACTATTACGGGGCCGCCTTGGCCGCTTCCATCGGCATAGTGAACCGCTACCCCAATGCCTACGCCGCGTTCTGGGGCATGCCCGCTGAGGTGCAGGAGCGTAAACAAGCGGTCAACAGCGCTTTCGGCGGCAGCGCCACCCCGACCATACAGGCGATCACTGAAAACCAGCATCGTGATGTGGATGTGTTGATCCTGTATCCCATGAATCTGGTGGCTGTAGAAGAACGATTCGGCAGTTGGATGGTGCAATATGCCTATGCCAATTACATTACTGCGGAAAAATTGCTTGAACTGGCCACTCTGTCTGACGACGGACGCATTCAACTCGCCGGCCGTACTTTTTCCACTCTGGTCGCATTGTGCGAAGTGCTCCCTCCGGACGGTTTATTGCCGCTCATGGCGACCATGGCGGCCCGGGGCGGACACGTCCTCTGGTGCGGTTCTCCTCCGCGCCTAACGCAATCGGGCGTTTCCTGCCTTGAGGGGTGGCAGAATTTATTCGGCGTGGATTATGCGCCGTCGATCCATTTGGGCGAAATCGCCGCGGGAAAGCAGGTGCGATTTGTCCAACCCTGGCAACATATAGCCAAACAGACGATACTCACTGATTTCATAGTGGACTATATTTATCCTGTGCGCAAACGCGGGCCTGCACAGGAGATCGCCTGGGTGGATGACCGCCTCGTCGGCGTCTATAGAAAATTGGAAAAAGGGGATGTGGCGTTTTGCGGGTTTCGGCCGCGCGATGATCAATCCGCCAGCCTCGGCTACGAGACCAGCACTTTATTCAGCATCCTGCGCGCTCTCGGCGCTTATCCGGCCAGCGGCCGTTTTCCCGGAGCGAATGACAACACGGAAGTGTTGTCGCGAACCGCTCCATTTCTGGCCACACGGTTTCCCAACCATACCACCGTGATCGCTGCGCACCATCGTCTGTATCGTGAAAGTTGGCCCGGCGGATTCAGCCGCAATCGGGCGATCGACGAACAGGTGATGCGCGAAAATCCACTGCCCTCCGATACTCTGAGATTGGAAAAGATTGCTGTCAACGGCCATGAGATCACCTACTCCGGAAGATTGATCTGTGCTTTCAATCTAGACGACTCCGGCCGATTAATCGCTTTTGAAGGCCATGGCTGCAAGGAGATAGAGATAGATGGAGTCCGTTACCGTTTCAGCGATGGCCCGCTGCCCCTGATCGCCTGGGCGCCGGCCTTTTCGCCGCCTCCATTGCCTGACAAACCGCTGCTGCAGATCCGCGCTCAGGGGTCCGGACAGATCGCCATTCCGTGGCCGTTCCCAGCAGCCCCGGGACAAATCTATCGGACCTCGCTGGATGCGCAAAGTGACTTTGTTCCAGTCGCTTTTACCTTTGACGGCCGTTCGATTCTGCTGCGGTTAACGGCGGAGCTGCAGGATCGGTGGCTCTATGTTTGTCAGCGATGATCCACGGTCTTGGAGCGGATGATGAGCATGAAACCACTCATGATGAAAAGCAAATCCAACGTCACCATTAAAGATATTGCACGCAAGCTGAAACTGCATCATACGACGGTGTCCCGCGCACTGCGCGATCATCCGGATGTGAAGGAAGAGACGCGTCGTCTTATTTTGACGACGGCGCAAGAGATGCACTATCATCCCAACAGCTTTGCCGCCAATCTCCGCAATCAGAAAAGCAACGTGATCGGAGTCATCGTTCCTGAACTGTCGCATGACTTTTTCTCTTCCATCGTCAGTGAAGTGACCAATGAGGCGGACCGGCATGGCTACTCGGTGATGATCTGTCAATCCAACGAGAGCGTGGATCAGGAGAATAAAAACATATCGGCGCTGATCCGCAACCGGGTGGCCGGCGTGCTGGCGTCCATTTCGCAATTTACGGTCAACGAGACGCCCTTTCGCGGCATTATGGACGCAGGTATTCCATTGGTTTTTTTCGATCGGGTGTGCAGCGGTCTGCAGACCAGCAAGGTGGTGATAGATTTTTATCAGGGCGCCTGTCAGGTGATGGCGCATCTGATCGACCGAGGTTTCCATCGCATCGCTCATATCACCGGCCCCGCCGACGTAGCCGGCGCCAGAGAGAGACTGCAGGCCTATCGCGATGTATGCCGGCAGCGTGGACTGCCGATCGATGAACAGTTGATCGTTCCCGGCGGCTTTTTAGTGCAGAACGGCGTCTTGGCTATGGAGCGATTGCTCTCTCTGGCTCAACGACCTGACGCCGTCTTTGCGGTCAACGATGAAGTGGCCATCGGCGCCATGATCCGCCTGAAAGAGGAGGGGCTCCAGGTCCCGCAGGATCTCGCGGTTGCCGGATTTGACAACGACAAGATATCTGCCTTTATCACTCCGTCCCTGACCACTGTGGATGTGCCGCGCGTGGAGATCGGCCAAAAATCCGTCGAATTGCTGTTGCGCTATCTGGAACCGGCGCAGACGGCTCCGGAAGCCGTGATGGTCCGGCTGGCCACCAAATTGGTGGTCCGGGCTTCAACCAGCCGCCCTTCGGCCTGATCCGGAGCACGGCCGTTTACACGGGCGATGCGCATACCGACCGGATCGTCGGCAGGAATGCCGTCAGGTGACGCCCTCTTTTCCATCAACCAAGGGTTCGCTGCATTGAGAATGACTATTTTATGAAAGCGCTGAAGACAATCCTTTTTGCTTCTTTTATCCACACTTCTCTTGCCGCCGCTGCATCGGTCTCTGAACAGCTGCAACGCTCTTTTATCTGGAGCGCCGATACTGTTCAAACCGTGGTGTTTCGTAAAACCATTCATCTCGATCGCATCCCCGTGCGCGCTGAGGCTTTTGTCTTTGCTGATTCCTATTACGCCTTGTACATCAACGGCAAATACGTGTTGCTGGGCCCCAGCCGCTTTGATCCCGGCTGGCCGGAGTATGACAGGATCGACATTCAGCCGTACCTCGCCGCCGGCGACAACCTGTTCGCCTTCCTGGTCTATGGCGGCATTTCCAACGGCATGCGCATGGCCCATGCTCCCGGATTGACCTTTTTGCTGCAATTCGACGATCAAACCTATGACTCGAATGCTTTAGTGCGCTGTTCAGGAAAAACCCGGTTCAAACAGGCGCAGTCCAAATGGGAGGGATTTATAGAGACAGTGGATGCGCAACGAGATCCGGGCGACCCTCTGGCTCCGGCGTTCGACGATTCCCAATGGCCTTACGCTCGATCGCTTCCTGGCGGTCAGTGGGGTTCCCTACACGAGCGCTCGATCCCTTTACTGTCGGAGAAAGAGGTACAGGCTGAGCTGTCCTGCGCGTTGCCCAGCCGCTGCAAGCGCATTCATGCTTTCTTTGACCGCAACGTATTGTTGACTGTGGAAATGGTGGTGGAAGCGGCTGCCGGCATCACCATCCGTATCCATGATTTTACCTATATCACTCAGGCGGGCAGGCAGACCGTGCGTATGCATGATTCCTTTGGCATCGCGGATGCCGAACTGGTGATCGAAGCCACTGATTCGCTCATTTTTCATTCTGTCCGGTTTTTCAATCGAACGTATCCCTTGATCCGGTTGGCCCGTTTCTCCTGCGATGATACTGTGCTGACTCGCCTGTGGGATCAGTCCATCTATACGATGGAGCAGGTGACTGAAGATGGCTATCAGGACTGCGTTTGGGAACGGGCCGAATGGATGGGAGATGCCGCCACTCTGGAATGGCCGCTCACCCGCATCGCCTTCAGCGGTCCGGATTCGCTGTATAGCGATCCCCGGCTGATTCGAAAAATGATCCGCGATATCAGCCAGAGTGCGGATTCCAGCGGCCGCCTGAAAGCGCATCATCCTTCGGATCGCTATGACATCCATTGGTACATCGAGGACTATGCCTGCTTGTGGGTTCAGGCGTTGCGCGACTATTACCAAATCAGCGGTGATCAGACTTTTGTTCAGGAGATGTGGCCGGCGCTGACCGGCCAGATGCAATGGTTCCTGGATCATCGCACGGCCTCGGGACTGGTTCGCGCCCGTGAATTCGTCATAATCGATAATCCCATTTGTTACACCGTGTGCGAAGGCGCTACACTTAACGCTTTTGTCTATCGTGCGCTTCTCGATGCCGCCTTGCTGGCCCGGTGCATCAAAGATAAACGTCGGGGTTCTCTTTACCAACAAGCGGCGAATGATTTGTACCGGTCTTTTAATTCCTTGGTGTGGAATCCGCAGCAGCAGACTTATAACGGTTCCACCGAACATCCGCCGACCTGGCACTCTGCCCTCATCCCTCTTGACCGCGGCATCGTGCCGAAGGAGAGACGGCCCCTTGTGCTGCAGGGACTGCTCGACTATTATCAGCAGGCCTCTCAGGCCTTGTTCACCTACACCCATTTCTGGCTGCTCAAGCTGCTGTTCTCCATGGATACCGCTTTGTGGGACGATCGAACCCTTGAACTGATCAAGCTGCGCTGGCAAAAAATGACCGCTAGGGAGAACAAAGGGTACACCGTCGGCGAAAGTTTTTCCAA from the bacterium genome contains:
- a CDS encoding LacI family transcriptional regulator, translated to MKPLMMKSKSNVTIKDIARKLKLHHTTVSRALRDHPDVKEETRRLILTTAQEMHYHPNSFAANLRNQKSNVIGVIVPELSHDFFSSIVSEVTNEADRHGYSVMICQSNESVDQENKNISALIRNRVAGVLASISQFTVNETPFRGIMDAGIPLVFFDRVCSGLQTSKVVIDFYQGACQVMAHLIDRGFHRIAHITGPADVAGARERLQAYRDVCRQRGLPIDEQLIVPGGFLVQNGVLAMERLLSLAQRPDAVFAVNDEVAIGAMIRLKEEGLQVPQDLAVAGFDNDKISAFITPSLTTVDVPRVEIGQKSVELLLRYLEPAQTAPEAVMVRLATKLVVRASTSRPSA